The Congregibacter litoralis KT71 genome contains a region encoding:
- a CDS encoding IS3 family transposase (programmed frameshift), translating into MERIPKASYTPEFRAEAVKLVESTGMSVAKAAERLSIPKSSLSNWVRAARAGKLKQVGEHQRAPTELEMELARARRELAEVKQERDLLKKFCGVLREGIPVRYAQIHRLRHEHSVAAMCRLLDVSESGYYAWRKRPPSPRSKANARLTLEIKAAHERTRRTYGPERLQSDLADNGIRVGVHRIKRIRREQGLRCKQKRRFRVTTDSKHRLPVAPNRLARQFSVDVPNKVWLTDLTYVDTAEGWLYLAGIKDLFNGELVGYAMSERMTVNLTETALRRAIDVRQPGPGLLHHSDRGSQYCARSYQQLLRQHQMLSSMSRKGNCWDNAPMESVWGILKSELIHHERFETRAQARAAIREYIEIFYNRTRKQARLGYLSPVQYATQHRHSQVAY; encoded by the exons ATGGAAAGAATCCCCAAGGCATCTTACACGCCGGAGTTCCGGGCTGAGGCCGTGAAGCTGGTTGAGTCGACCGGCATGTCGGTGGCGAAGGCGGCAGAGCGGCTGTCGATCCCCAAGAGCAGTCTCAGTAACTGGGTGCGTGCAGCCCGGGCAGGAAAGCTGAAGCAGGTGGGTGAGCATCAGCGCGCACCCACAGAGCTTGAGATGGAGCTGGCCCGTGCCCGGCGTGAGCTCGCTGAGGTCAAGCAGGAGCGCGATCTGCTAAAAAAGT TTTGCGGCGTACTTCGCGAAGGAATCCCGGTGAGGTACGCGCAGATTCACCGGCTACGGCACGAGCACTCTGTCGCCGCGATGTGCCGTCTGCTGGACGTATCCGAGAGCGGCTACTACGCCTGGCGCAAGCGGCCGCCGTCACCACGGTCGAAGGCGAACGCGCGTTTGACGCTGGAGATCAAGGCGGCTCACGAGCGCACGCGCAGGACGTATGGTCCCGAGCGACTTCAGTCCGATCTTGCCGACAACGGTATTCGTGTCGGCGTACACCGCATCAAGCGTATTCGCCGCGAGCAGGGCCTTCGCTGCAAGCAGAAGCGGCGGTTCCGTGTGACCACGGACTCGAAGCACAGGCTGCCTGTGGCGCCGAACCGGCTTGCCAGACAGTTCTCCGTCGATGTGCCGAACAAGGTGTGGCTGACGGATCTCACCTACGTCGACACCGCCGAGGGCTGGCTGTACCTGGCAGGCATCAAAGACCTGTTCAACGGGGAGCTTGTCGGATACGCGATGTCGGAACGGATGACGGTTAACCTGACGGAGACGGCACTGCGCCGTGCGATCGATGTCAGGCAACCAGGTCCTGGGCTTCTTCATCATTCCGATCGCGGCAGTCAGTACTGTGCGAGGAGCTATCAGCAGCTGCTACGGCAGCACCAGATGCTGTCGTCCATGAGCCGCAAAGGAAACTGTTGGGACAACGCGCCGATGGAGAGCGTTTGGGGAATCCTGAAGTCGGAGCTCATTCACCATGAACGCTTTGAGACGCGTGCGCAGGCGAGAGCAGCGATCCGGGAGTATATTGAGATCTTCTACAACCGGACTCGGAAACAAGCGCGCCTCGGTTACCTATCCCCGGTACAGTACGCTACGCAGCACCGCCACAGTCAGGTGGCATATTGA
- a CDS encoding ATP-binding protein, which produces MTKEFELKVDPRILELLGPNLYTNVYYVLAELIANAYDADANNVYIISNRDDIRVEDDGHGMSYENGDIEKYLNVAGVSRTNDNDSLTRSGRRLKMGRKGVGKLAALSVSENVDVLTVADGEKSGFVLTRYPDPDSMLRAIDDNEVVFEYIEDHGSAIVMRNPQYRLHKTLSAIKRNLLKIFPLVDANFRIHIVRDNEVEVVEDFDQNIIQELGALITLGNEYAPLCDLVPNLYPDSRSDLVDATDSLSIPLIMRDQQGHEHEYHMTIEGWIGAYRTTRGRKAEITDFPDNFISIYANKKMGEFNVLPAVGQNKMGEAYVIGQLHIDLFELSELPDMALSNRQGYKSDDPRYVAMLELVRSLGSVGFRRVHRLNMPPDCGGAA; this is translated from the coding sequence ATGACAAAGGAATTTGAGCTCAAAGTCGACCCGAGAATATTGGAGCTCTTGGGGCCAAACCTATATACCAATGTCTACTACGTCTTGGCTGAATTGATAGCCAATGCATACGATGCAGATGCTAACAATGTCTACATAATTTCAAATAGAGACGACATCCGAGTAGAGGATGACGGCCATGGAATGTCGTACGAGAACGGCGACATAGAAAAATATCTCAATGTTGCTGGCGTTTCGCGAACAAATGATAACGATTCATTAACGCGATCGGGCCGACGGCTAAAAATGGGCCGAAAAGGCGTTGGAAAGCTAGCCGCTTTATCCGTCTCTGAGAACGTCGATGTTTTGACTGTCGCTGATGGTGAAAAATCGGGGTTTGTTCTCACGCGATATCCTGACCCGGATAGCATGCTTAGGGCCATTGATGATAACGAAGTAGTGTTTGAGTACATTGAAGATCATGGCTCTGCAATTGTTATGCGTAACCCGCAGTACAGGCTACATAAGACATTAAGCGCGATTAAGCGAAATCTTCTCAAGATATTTCCTCTCGTTGACGCGAATTTTCGTATCCACATTGTTCGAGACAATGAGGTTGAAGTGGTCGAAGACTTTGACCAAAACATAATCCAGGAACTGGGAGCCTTGATTACATTAGGTAATGAGTATGCTCCTCTATGTGATCTGGTTCCAAATTTGTATCCAGACTCTAGGTCGGATCTAGTTGATGCGACGGATAGTCTATCTATTCCATTGATCATGCGTGATCAACAGGGCCATGAACATGAATACCATATGACGATTGAGGGATGGATAGGAGCATACAGAACCACGCGAGGCCGCAAAGCTGAGATTACCGATTTTCCTGATAACTTCATTTCGATTTATGCAAACAAGAAGATGGGCGAGTTTAATGTTCTCCCAGCAGTTGGTCAGAACAAAATGGGTGAGGCCTATGTTATTGGTCAGCTGCATATCGACCTTTTCGAATTATCTGAATTGCCTGATATGGCCCTTAGCAATCGCCAAGGCTACAAGTCTGACGATCCACGCTATGTAGCAATGCTTGAGCTCGTAAGAAGTCTGGGGTCGGTCGGTTTTCGTAGAGTCCACCGGCTCAATATGCCACCTGACTGTGGCGGTGCTGCGTAG